Proteins encoded in a region of the Mariprofundus ferrinatatus genome:
- a CDS encoding pyridoxal-phosphate-dependent aminotransferase family protein, protein MTTSFYPPQRTLMGPGPSDVNPRVSQAMARPTIGHLDPMFVAMMDEMKELLQQAFQTGNQLTIPVSAPGSAGMETCFVNLVEPGDTVIVCQNGVFGGRMKENVERCGGTAVMVQDEWGRAVDANKLEDALQAHPEAKVVAFVQAETSTGASSDVKTLVELAHRYDCLTIVDAVTSLGGTELRVDAWGVDAIYSGTQKCLSCVPGLSPVSFNDRAIAAIKGRKSPVQSWFLDLNLVMGYWGQGAKRAYHHTAPVNTLYALHESLVILHNEGLENSWARHRLHHNALKAGLEAMGLTFVVPEAERLPQLNAVTIPDGVDDAAVRGALLNDYNLEIGAGLGPMAGKVWRIGLMGYAARKDNVLKCLAALDEVLGRINAPVNNGVAVSAALAAYK, encoded by the coding sequence GGCGATGGCAAGGCCCACGATCGGTCATCTCGATCCAATGTTCGTTGCCATGATGGATGAGATGAAGGAGTTGCTGCAGCAGGCATTCCAGACCGGCAACCAGCTGACGATTCCCGTATCAGCACCCGGATCCGCCGGTATGGAGACCTGTTTTGTCAACCTTGTCGAACCGGGCGATACCGTGATCGTTTGCCAGAACGGTGTTTTTGGTGGCCGCATGAAAGAGAATGTCGAGCGCTGCGGCGGCACAGCTGTCATGGTACAGGATGAGTGGGGCAGGGCGGTCGATGCCAACAAGCTCGAGGATGCACTGCAGGCGCATCCGGAGGCGAAGGTGGTGGCATTCGTGCAAGCGGAGACCTCCACCGGCGCATCCTCGGATGTCAAAACGCTGGTGGAACTGGCACACAGGTATGATTGCCTGACCATCGTTGATGCAGTGACCTCCCTCGGCGGCACCGAGTTGCGCGTCGATGCGTGGGGCGTGGATGCAATCTACTCCGGTACCCAGAAGTGCCTTTCATGTGTGCCCGGCCTCTCTCCTGTCTCCTTTAACGATCGAGCTATTGCGGCGATCAAGGGGCGCAAATCGCCCGTACAGAGCTGGTTCCTCGATCTTAATCTGGTCATGGGTTACTGGGGGCAGGGTGCCAAGCGTGCCTACCATCATACCGCTCCGGTAAATACCCTGTACGCACTGCACGAATCGCTGGTGATTCTGCACAATGAGGGGCTGGAGAACTCGTGGGCAAGGCATCGCCTGCATCACAATGCACTGAAGGCGGGGCTGGAGGCTATGGGACTCACATTCGTGGTGCCGGAGGCCGAGCGGCTGCCGCAACTCAATGCCGTCACCATTCCTGACGGTGTTGACGATGCCGCAGTGCGTGGTGCCCTGCTCAATGACTACAACCTTGAGATCGGCGCAGGCCTTGGACCGATGGCCGGCAAGGTTTGGCGAATCGGCCTGATGGGTTATGCCGCACGCAAGGATAATGTGCTCAAATGCCTGGCCGCACTCGATGAGGTGCTGGGCCGGATCAATGCGCCGGTAAACAACGGCGTTGCTGTATCTGCAGCCCTTGCCGCTTACAAATAA
- a CDS encoding porin family protein, which yields MKKTVTSFIAALAAITSVAPAAHASDPYIGVGVGSFILNDGISKKASTIGTYLQVGDNFSEFLGGEIRIGTSGNTKEEFAIIPGNKVDYFAAAFLKPQIKIAEDFTAYALVGMGTIRATHYPVAGLSSSKSRSGLGYGLGFSYSAMENLGISGEWSHLNTKPKGATSVNYKGVSASMYTLSLQYHFF from the coding sequence ATGAAAAAAACCGTGACATCCTTTATCGCCGCTCTGGCTGCCATCACCTCAGTGGCGCCTGCGGCACATGCAAGCGACCCTTACATCGGCGTCGGCGTCGGCTCATTCATTCTTAATGACGGCATCTCGAAAAAAGCCAGCACTATCGGAACATATCTGCAGGTCGGAGATAATTTTTCGGAGTTTCTGGGTGGTGAAATCCGCATCGGAACCAGCGGCAACACCAAGGAAGAGTTCGCCATCATTCCGGGTAATAAGGTTGACTATTTCGCCGCAGCATTCCTGAAGCCGCAGATCAAAATCGCTGAGGATTTCACCGCTTACGCTCTGGTTGGCATGGGCACCATCCGCGCCACTCACTACCCTGTTGCAGGACTCTCCTCGAGCAAAAGCCGCAGCGGCCTCGGCTACGGCCTGGGATTCTCCTACAGCGCCATGGAGAACCTCGGTATCTCCGGAGAGTGGTCACACCTGAACACAAAACCTAAGGGAGCAACCTCAGTCAACTACAAGGGTGTCAGCGCCAGCATGTACACCCTCTCGCTGCAGTACCACTTCTTCTGA
- a CDS encoding peptidylprolyl isomerase, translating into MRSAMAKHILVKTKDEAEKLKERLGKGDDFAKLARKHSICPSRKRDGDLGEIYPGQLLKPIEDVIFKKPLLKVHGPIKTRFGYHLVVVYFRS; encoded by the coding sequence ATGCGAAGCGCAATGGCAAAACATATTCTGGTGAAAACGAAAGATGAGGCCGAGAAGCTGAAAGAGCGTCTCGGCAAGGGTGACGATTTTGCCAAGCTGGCCCGCAAACACTCGATCTGTCCTTCCAGGAAGCGCGATGGTGATCTGGGCGAGATCTACCCCGGTCAGCTGCTTAAGCCGATCGAGGATGTGATTTTCAAGAAGCCATTATTGAAGGTGCACGGGCCGATCAAAACAAGGTTCGGCTATCATCTGGTGGTTGTCTATTTCAGGAGTTAG